A portion of the Pseudarthrobacter defluvii genome contains these proteins:
- a CDS encoding acyl-CoA thioesterase, with protein sequence MRWGDMDAYGHINNVQIVRMLEEARIAAFGPPRGAGLPGVEPPVSLFNDVPEGTLALIVDHKIRYVRTLEYRNVPAVVQVWIGAVKGASFDIHYVVQDPVTRENCVQASSHLAFVDEATGRVQRLTPEQKERMAPYRH encoded by the coding sequence ATGCGCTGGGGCGACATGGACGCCTACGGCCACATCAACAACGTCCAGATCGTGCGGATGCTGGAGGAAGCGCGGATCGCAGCCTTCGGGCCACCACGGGGCGCGGGCCTGCCTGGCGTCGAGCCACCGGTGTCGCTGTTCAACGACGTCCCCGAGGGCACGCTTGCTTTGATTGTTGACCACAAGATCCGCTACGTCAGGACCCTGGAGTACCGCAACGTTCCGGCCGTAGTCCAGGTCTGGATCGGCGCCGTCAAGGGAGCCAGCTTTGACATCCACTACGTTGTCCAGGACCCCGTCACCCGGGAGAACTGCGTGCAGGCAAGCAGCCACCTGGCGTTCGTGGATGAAGCCACGGGCCGGGTGCAACGGCTCACCCCGGAGCAAAAAGAGCGGATGGCTCCCTACAGGCACTAA
- a CDS encoding PLD nuclease N-terminal domain-containing protein, whose product MARNKKALNKKAHDMSRKNKMHGGRKKKTWKEMSPAGKVGTIVTAIMQVSLLVAAQRDISRRPAELINGPKAAWRAASFVNFIGPMGYFIFGRKHSATGK is encoded by the coding sequence ATGGCAAGGAACAAGAAGGCCCTGAACAAGAAGGCGCACGACATGAGCCGCAAGAACAAGATGCATGGTGGCAGGAAAAAGAAGACCTGGAAGGAGATGTCCCCGGCCGGCAAGGTGGGCACCATCGTCACTGCCATCATGCAGGTGTCCCTGCTGGTTGCCGCCCAGCGCGATATCTCTCGCAGGCCTGCTGAGCTGATCAACGGGCCGAAAGCTGCGTGGCGGGCAGCGTCCTTCGTTAATTTCATTGGGCCCATGGGCTACTTCATCTTCGGAAGGAAGCACTCCGCCACCGGAAAATAG